The genomic segment TGAGTGGCCACGCCGACCGGGCAGGTGTTCAAATGGCAAACGCGCATCATGATGCAACCGAGCGTCACCAGCGGCGCCGTTGCAAAACCAAATTCTTCCGCGCCCAGCAACGCCGCGATAATCACGTCGCGACCGGTCTTCAACTGTCCGTCGGTCTCGACGGCGATACGGCTGCGCAGATTGTTCAGCACGAGTGTCTGATGCGTTTCCGCCAAACCCAGTTCCCACGGAATGCCCGCGTGCTTGATGCTCGTCTGCGGCGATGCCCCCGTGCCGCCGTCATAACCACTGATGAGCACCACGTCCGCGTGCGCCTTCGCGACCCCCGCCGCGACCGTGCCCACGCCGACTTCGGAAACGAGTTTCACGCTGATGCGCGCGTGATGGTTCGCGTTCTTCAGGTCGTGAATCAACTCCGCCAAATCTTCGATGGAATAAATATCATGATGCGGCGGCGGTGAAATCAAACCGACGCCCGGGGTGGAATGGCGCACTTTCGCAATCGGCGGATAAACCTTGCCGCCGGGCAACTGCCCGCCTTCGCCGGGCTTCGCGCCTTGCGCCATCTTGATCTGTAATTCCTGCGCCTTGACGAGGTATAAACTCGTGACGCCGAAACGTCCTGAAGCCACTTGCTTGATCGCGCTGTTGCGGGAATCGCCATTGGCGTCCTTGACATAACGCGCCGGGTCTTCGCCGCCCTCGCCGGTGTTGCTCTTGCCGCCGATGCGGTTCATCGCAATCGCCAGCGCCTCGTGCGCTTCCTTGCTGATCGAGCCATAGGACATCGCGCCCGTCTTGAAACGCTTGAGCAGCGAGTCCACCGATTCCACTTCTTCAATCGGAATCGGCGACGACGCCAGTTTCAAATTCAGCAAGCCGCGCAACGTCGCGTGCTTCTTCATCTGGTCGTTGACCAGCGCGGAGTATTCCTTGAACACCTTGTAATTCGCGGTGCGGCAGGCGGTCTGTAATTTATGCACCGTCTGGGGGCTGAACAAATGCACTTCGCCATCCGCGCGCCATTGATACTGGCCGCCGACGTCGAGCGTGTGCCCATTGACCTGCCGTTCGGGAAACGCGTGCTGATGGCGGATCTGCACTTCCTTGGCGATCACATCCATGCCCACGCCTTCGATGCGTGAAGGCGTCCACGTAAAATATTTGTCAATGACCGATTGCTTGAGGCCGATTGCTTCAAAAATCTGCGCACCGCGATAGCTCTGGATGGTCGAGATGCCCATCTTCGAGATGACTTTGACCACGCCCTTGACGGCGGCCTTGACGAAATTCTTGCACGCGTCCTTGTGCTTGATGTTTTTCAGCAAGCCCTGGCGGATCATGTCGTCGAGCGTTTCAAACGCCAGATACGGATTGATGGCGCCCGCGCCGTAACCGATGAGCAGCGAGAAATGATGCACCTCGCGTGGCTCGCCGGTCTCGATGACCAATCCGACCCGCGTACGCGTGCCTTCGCGAATCAAATGATGATGCAATCCCGCCACCGCCAACAACGCGGGAATCGGCGCGTTCTCCCGGTCAACACCACGGTCGGACAAGATCAAAATATTGACGCCGTCGGCAATCGCCTGGTTCGCCTTGCGATAAAGTTCCTCCATCGCGCTTTCAATGCCGCGTTCGCCTTCCGAAGCCTTGAACAAAATCGGCAGGGTGATGGATTTAAAGTCGGGCCGGTTGAGATGCTTGAGCTTCGCGAATTCCTCATTGGTGAGGATCGGCGATTTCAATTCGATCAGGCTGCAACTCTGCGGCGACGGCTTGAGCAAATTATGTTCGGAACCAATCGTCGTTTCCGCCGACGTAATCAGTTCTTCGCGAATACAATCAATCGGCGGGTTGGTGACCTGCGCGAACAGTTGCTTGAAATAATTGTAGAGCGATTGCGGCTTGTCCGAGAGCACTGCTAGCGGCGTGTCTGTGCCCATCGAACCGATGGCTTCCACGCCGTCGCGCGCCATCGGCGCCATGAGGATGCGCAAGTCTTCAAACGTGTAACCGAATGCCTGCTGGCGGCGGAGCACGGTTTCGTGGCTCGGCTCCGGCAAATGCGGCGCGTCGGCCACGCTCGCCAGTTCCACCATATATTTATCCAACCATTCGCGATACGGATGCGCGTTCGCAACTTTGTCTTTAATTTCTTCGTCGGCCACGATGCGGCCTTCTTCCGTATCAATCAAAAACATGCGGCCCGGTTGCAAGCGGCCTTTATACAAAATTCTCTCCGGCGCAATATCCAGCACGCCGACTTCCGAAGCCATCACGACCAGGTCATCCTTCGTGACGTAATAACGCGAAGGCCGCAGTCCATTCCGGTCCAGCACCGCGCCGATTTGTTTGCCATCGGTGAACGCGATCGAAGCCGGTCCGTCCCACGGCTCCATCAGGCAGCTATGATATTCATAGAACGCCTTTTTCTCGTCACTCATGCTCTCGTGGTTCGCCCACGGTTCGGGGATCATCATCATCACCGCGTGCGGCAACGAACGACCCGCCATGACGAGCAGTTCGAGGCAATTATCGAACATTGCCGAGTCGCTGCCGTTGGTGTTGATGATCGGCAAAATCTTTTTAAGGTCGGGCCCGAGCAATTCGGACTCGAACATCGCCTGCCGCGCGCGCATCCAATTAATATTGCCGCGCAAGGTGTTGATCTCGCCGTTGTGCGCCACGTAACGATACGGATGCCCGCGTTCCCAACTCGGAAACGTGTTCGTGCTGAAACGCGAATGCACCAGCGCCAGCGCCGTTTCCATCGCGGGATCGGAAAGGTCGTTGAAATACTCCTGCACCTGCACGGTGTTAAGCATGCCTTTATAAACGAGTGTCTTGTAAGACAGGCTCGCGACATACCAATATTCACTGCCTGGAAAACCGGCGCGGCGGATCTCGTTGGTCGCGCGCTTGCGGATGATGTAGAGCTTGCGCTCGAAAGTCATCGGGTCGGTCAGCTTCGTATTGCGCTTAATGAACACCTGCCGCATGAACGGCTCGGAAGACTTTGCTGTTTCGCCGAGCGTGGCGTTGGTCGTCGGCAAATCGCGCCAGCCCAGAATATGCTGGCCTTCCTCCGCGATGATCTTTTCAAAAATCTGCTCGCACTTTTTCCGGTTGCCCGCGTCGGGCGGCAAATAAACAATGCCCGCGCCGTAATCGCCTTCGTCCGGAAGCGTGATGTGATTGGCAGCGCAAACCTTCTGCAAAAAGGTGTGCGGCATTTGGATCAAAATGCCCGCGCCATCGCCCGTGTTCACCTCGCAGCCGCAAGCGCCGCGATGATCGAGATTCAACAAAACAGTTAACGCCTGCTTGATGATCTCGTGGGATTTTTTGCCTTTGACATTGACGACAAAACCCACGCCGCAAGCATCGTGCTCGAACTGCGGATCGTAGAGACCCTGCTTTGGAGGCAGTCCGTTTTTGTTCATTTGGGCTTTTTGCTGCTGACTCTCTGATTGCATCTTTTTTTTAGACCAAGCCGAAATTAAAATTTTGGTATTTTAGCCAGATACTTTTGCGGTCTGCAATAGTTACTTGAGAAATTTTTGTGTAACCCGCATTTGCCTGCTCACATTTTGAGCGCTTCGCGGAAAAAATGAGACGACCCCACGTCCGCCAGCCATTTCGAGAACCACAGTTTCGGCTAATTTCCGAAATTTGCCAATGCTATTTTCCGCAAATTTAAGAGTTCCAGTATTCACATCAAAGTGCGCATGGATATTCTCCACCACTCAAATCACCCCATCTTTATTCCGCACTCCACACTCCGCATTCCGCACTGCCCAGTTCCTTCTCGCCAACCCTCCTCCGTTCCTTAAACTCATTCCACGCTATGAATCATCGCTTTGCGCTGTTCGCCGCCATCCTCGGACTATTCGCCGCCGCCGCCATTTCACACGCCGAACCGCCGCGCCTCACCGAGACACCATTCGTCACTGTCAGCAATCCGCCGCCCATCCAAATGCTCGTGCCGGGCTTTACCGTCCGCGAATTGCCGCTCAACCTAAACAATCTCAACTCCTTCGCCTACGCACCCGACGGACGTCTCTTCGCTCTCGCTTACGACGGCAATGTTTTTGAATTGAAAGACACCGACGGCGACGGCCTCGAAGATACCGCCACGTATTTTTACAAAAAGGATCACAATGAAATCCCCGCCAGCATCGGCATGGCGTGGGGTCCGGGCGGACTTTACATCGCCAGCCAGGGACGCATCATTCGCCTCCGTGACAAGGGCGACGGCACCGCCCAACTCGAGACCGTCACGAGCGGTTGGGTCGGACCCGCGCGCGCCGCCGGTTCAAGTCTTGACGCCATCGGCATGGCCGTGGACGCCAGGGGAAATCTTTTCTTCGGCATCGGTTGTGACGATTACAGCGCCGCCTACCGCGTGAACAAAGACACCGGCAAATCCGAATACAATGTCCACAGTGAACGCGGCACCATCATCGAAGTGCCCGCCGGCACGACCAATCGCGAAACCATCGCCACCGGTTTGCGTTTTACTGTGTGCCTCGCATTCAACACCAACGGCGACCTATTCGCCACCGACCAGGAAGGCGCCACGTGGCTGCCCAACGGAAATCCCTTCGACGAATTACTCTACATCCAGCGCGGTCGCCACTACGGCTTCCCGCCGCGACACCCAAAATATTTGCCCGACGTCATTGATGAACCGAGCGTCTTCGATTACGCCCCGCAACATCAATCCACCTGCGGCCTTCACTTCAATGAACCCACCTCCACCAGCCAAAAAATTTTCGGCCCTTCATGGTGGCGCGGCGATGCCCTCCTCACCGGCGAATCTCGCGGAAAAATCTGGCGCACCAAACTCGTGAAAACCGCCGACGGCTACGTCGCGCAAAATAATCTCATCGCCTGCCTCACCATGCTCACCATTGATGCCATCCCCACTCCGCAAGGCGATCTCCTCGTCACCTGCCACAGTGGCGATCCCGATTGGGGCACCGGTCCGCAAGGCAAAGGCAAACTTTTTAAAATCTCCTACACCGGCGACGCCACCCCGCAACCCATCCTCACCTACGCCGCCAGCCCCACCGAAACCCGCATCGTCTTTGACCGCCCGCTCGACCCCGCGCAATTCAAAAATCTCCTCGCCCAATCCTCCCTCACCATGGGCCGCTACGTCACCGCCGGCGAACGCTTCGAATCCTTCCGCCCCGGCTACCAGGCCGTCCAGGACCAGCGCAAAATTCCCCGCTACGATCTTCCCGTCCTCGCCGCCGACATCGCCGCCGACAACCGCTCCCTCATCCTCCAATCTTTGCCGCGCACCACCGCCGTAAATTACGCCGTCAAAATTCCCGAACCCACCGCCCCCGCGCCTTCCCCAGCCACAATCGCGCGCAATCTTCCACATTCCCCCGCAATAGACCTCCTCACCGACCTCACCGGCGTCCAAGCCGATTGGCACAGCGCCACTTACGACAAAGACACCCCCCTCGCCTGGTCCGGCTGGCTCCCGCACCTCGACCTCGCCGTCGCGCGCGAATTCACCGCCGCCAGCGCCGAGCACGCGAAACTCTTTCAACTCCTCAAAACCCCTGGAACCCTCCACCTCCGCGCCCAACTCGACCTTTGGTCCATGCTCCACCCCGCCATCCAGCCCAACGCCCAACTCGACTACCAATACCCACCCGAAACCGTCACCGTCATTATCAAAAGTCGTGAAGAACTAAAATTAACCACCGACCACCAAGTCCAACAACTCAGCCCCCACGAACTCCACATCACCGGCATCTTTCCCAAAAATAAATGGCTCCCCCTCGACCTCACCCTCCCCACCGGCCACGCCCCCACCCTTGAAATCTCTTGGTACACCGACGAAGACCCGCGCCCCCGCGCCTTCCCCCTGCGCCGCATCCTCGTCCCCTGGGCCACCCCAGAAAACGCCCAACCCCTCGCCAGCGGCCCCCGCGACATCCCCGAAATCGTCGGCGGCGATTGGACCCGCGGCCACGACCTCTTCTTCGGCCAGCAAGCCGCCTGCTACAAATGCCATCAAATCGGCGGCGCGGGCGGCCACATCGGCCCCGACCTCTCCAACCTCACTTACCGCGACTACACCTCCGTCATGCGCGACATCACCCAACCCAGCGCCGCCATCAACCCCGACCACATCGCCTACAATATCCAACTCACCGACGGCGACACCGCCACCGGCGTCATCATTCAACAAACCGCCGACACCATCACCCTCGGCCAAGCCACCGGCGAAAACCTCAACATTCCCCGCACCCGCATCACCAATATGAAAGCCTCGCCATTATCCTTAATGCCCGAGGGCCTCCTCAATTCTCTGTCTGCCCAACAACAAAAAGACCTCCTCACCTTCCTGCTAACTCCAAAATAAACTCTTTGAAATGGGAGGGCGAACGTACCCGTGAGCCGTGCCAATCGCCAACTTCCCGCAACACAAAATATTCCACCAACCTGTGGCGCGTAAGGCGCATCCGCCGCTCCACCATCCGAAGTCTCGCAAAGAAAACTGACAATCTAGTGAATAGTAAGGCGCACCTGCGGCGCGACAGCGCCGCCCACCCCTTTCTCTAACCTGGTAGGGCTGCGCTGCCGCGCAGCCGTCCGAAGTTCTACAG from the Verrucomicrobiia bacterium genome contains:
- a CDS encoding heme-binding protein, whose amino-acid sequence is MNHRFALFAAILGLFAAAAISHAEPPRLTETPFVTVSNPPPIQMLVPGFTVRELPLNLNNLNSFAYAPDGRLFALAYDGNVFELKDTDGDGLEDTATYFYKKDHNEIPASIGMAWGPGGLYIASQGRIIRLRDKGDGTAQLETVTSGWVGPARAAGSSLDAIGMAVDARGNLFFGIGCDDYSAAYRVNKDTGKSEYNVHSERGTIIEVPAGTTNRETIATGLRFTVCLAFNTNGDLFATDQEGATWLPNGNPFDELLYIQRGRHYGFPPRHPKYLPDVIDEPSVFDYAPQHQSTCGLHFNEPTSTSQKIFGPSWWRGDALLTGESRGKIWRTKLVKTADGYVAQNNLIACLTMLTIDAIPTPQGDLLVTCHSGDPDWGTGPQGKGKLFKISYTGDATPQPILTYAASPTETRIVFDRPLDPAQFKNLLAQSSLTMGRYVTAGERFESFRPGYQAVQDQRKIPRYDLPVLAADIAADNRSLILQSLPRTTAVNYAVKIPEPTAPAPSPATIARNLPHSPAIDLLTDLTGVQADWHSATYDKDTPLAWSGWLPHLDLAVAREFTAASAEHAKLFQLLKTPGTLHLRAQLDLWSMLHPAIQPNAQLDYQYPPETVTVIIKSREELKLTTDHQVQQLSPHELHITGIFPKNKWLPLDLTLPTGHAPTLEISWYTDEDPRPRAFPLRRILVPWATPENAQPLASGPRDIPEIVGGDWTRGHDLFFGQQAACYKCHQIGGAGGHIGPDLSNLTYRDYTSVMRDITQPSAAINPDHIAYNIQLTDGDTATGVIIQQTADTITLGQATGENLNIPRTRITNMKASPLSLMPEGLLNSLSAQQQKDLLTFLLTPK
- the gltB gene encoding glutamate synthase large subunit, which gives rise to MNKNGLPPKQGLYDPQFEHDACGVGFVVNVKGKKSHEIIKQALTVLLNLDHRGACGCEVNTGDGAGILIQMPHTFLQKVCAANHITLPDEGDYGAGIVYLPPDAGNRKKCEQIFEKIIAEEGQHILGWRDLPTTNATLGETAKSSEPFMRQVFIKRNTKLTDPMTFERKLYIIRKRATNEIRRAGFPGSEYWYVASLSYKTLVYKGMLNTVQVQEYFNDLSDPAMETALALVHSRFSTNTFPSWERGHPYRYVAHNGEINTLRGNINWMRARQAMFESELLGPDLKKILPIINTNGSDSAMFDNCLELLVMAGRSLPHAVMMMIPEPWANHESMSDEKKAFYEYHSCLMEPWDGPASIAFTDGKQIGAVLDRNGLRPSRYYVTKDDLVVMASEVGVLDIAPERILYKGRLQPGRMFLIDTEEGRIVADEEIKDKVANAHPYREWLDKYMVELASVADAPHLPEPSHETVLRRQQAFGYTFEDLRILMAPMARDGVEAIGSMGTDTPLAVLSDKPQSLYNYFKQLFAQVTNPPIDCIREELITSAETTIGSEHNLLKPSPQSCSLIELKSPILTNEEFAKLKHLNRPDFKSITLPILFKASEGERGIESAMEELYRKANQAIADGVNILILSDRGVDRENAPIPALLAVAGLHHHLIREGTRTRVGLVIETGEPREVHHFSLLIGYGAGAINPYLAFETLDDMIRQGLLKNIKHKDACKNFVKAAVKGVVKVISKMGISTIQSYRGAQIFEAIGLKQSVIDKYFTWTPSRIEGVGMDVIAKEVQIRHQHAFPERQVNGHTLDVGGQYQWRADGEVHLFSPQTVHKLQTACRTANYKVFKEYSALVNDQMKKHATLRGLLNLKLASSPIPIEEVESVDSLLKRFKTGAMSYGSISKEAHEALAIAMNRIGGKSNTGEGGEDPARYVKDANGDSRNSAIKQVASGRFGVTSLYLVKAQELQIKMAQGAKPGEGGQLPGGKVYPPIAKVRHSTPGVGLISPPPHHDIYSIEDLAELIHDLKNANHHARISVKLVSEVGVGTVAAGVAKAHADVVLISGYDGGTGASPQTSIKHAGIPWELGLAETHQTLVLNNLRSRIAVETDGQLKTGRDVIIAALLGAEEFGFATAPLVTLGCIMMRVCHLNTCPVGVATQDVELRKKFTGDPAHAVTFMKFIAEEVRELMAQLGFRTINEMVGRTDKLEARTAVEHWKARGLDFSKILYQPDMPDGVGRYQQIAQDHGLEKALDNTDLLKLCAPALEHGKPVEVNLPIRNVNRVVGTILGSELTRRHGVNGLPEDTVKLNFKGSAGQSLGAFAPPGITITLEGDANDYVGKGLSGGKIIVYPHATSTFVPGENIIIGNVALYGATSGEAYISGIAGERFGVRNSGVNAVIEGVGDHGCEYMTGGRVVVLGTTGRNFAAGMSGGEAYVLDEDGDFVTRCNGQGVGLERLDDAEEREEVRQMIERHFKYTKSARAKKVLDAWETFAPKFVKVLPNDYKRMLQAIKKAKASGLSGEAALMAAFEDNARDVARVGGS